A stretch of Balaenoptera ricei isolate mBalRic1 chromosome 9, mBalRic1.hap2, whole genome shotgun sequence DNA encodes these proteins:
- the KBTBD2 gene encoding kelch repeat and BTB domain-containing protein 2 isoform X1 has translation MSTQDEKQINTEYAVSLLEQLKLFYEQQLFTDIVLIVEGTEFPCHKMVLATCSSYFRAMFMSGLSESKQTHIHLRNVDSATLQIIITYAYTGNLAINDSTVEQLYETACFLQVEDVLQRCREYLIKKINAENCVRLLSFADLFSCEELKQSAKRMVEHKFTAVYHQEAFMQLSHDLLIDILSSDNLNVEKEETVREAAMLWLEYNTESRSQYLSSVLSQIRIDALSEVTQRAWFQGLPPNDKSVVVQGLYKSMPKFFKPRLGMTKEEMMIFIEASSENPCSLYSSVCYSPQAEKVYKLCSPPADLHKVGTVVTPDNDIYIAGGQVPLKNTKTNHSKTSKLQTAFRTVNCFYWFDAQQNTWFPKTPMLFVRVKPSLVCCEGYIYAIGGDSVGGELNRRTVERYDTEKDEWTMVSPLPCAWQWSAAVVVHDCIYVMTLNLMYCYFPRSDSWVEMAMRQTSRSFASAAAFGDKIFYIGGLHIATNSGIRLPSGTVDGSSVTVEIYDVNKNEWKMAANIPAKRYSDPCVRAVVISNSLCVFMRETHLNERAKYVTYQYDLELDRWSLRQHISERVLWDLGRDFRCTVGKLYPSCLEESPWKPPTYLFSPDGTEEFELDGEMVALPSV, from the exons ATGTCTACTCAAGACGAGAAGCAGATCAATACTGAATATGCTGTGTCCTTGCTGGAACAGTTAAAACTGTTTTATGAACAGCAGTTGTTTACGGACATAGTGTTAATTGTCGAGGGCACTGAATTCCCTTGTCATAAGATGGTTCTTGCAACATGTAGTTCTTATTTTAG GGCCATGTTCATGAGTGGACTAAGTGAAAGcaaacagacacacatacacctgAGGAATGTGGATTCAGCCACCTTACAGATAATAATAACGTACGCATACACGGGTAACCTGGCAATAAATGACAGCACTGTAGAACAACTTTATGAAACAGCTTGCTTCCTGCAG gtaGAAGATGTGTTACAACGTTGTCgagaatatttaattaaaaagataaacgCAGAGAACTGTGTGCGATTGTTGAGTTTTGCTGATCTGTTCAGTTGTGAGGAATTAAAACAAAGTGCTAAAAGGATGGTGGAGCACAAGTTCACTGCTGTGTATCACCAGGAAGCTTTCATGCAGCTGTCACATGACTTACTGATAGACATTCTCAGTAGTGACAATTTGAAcgtagaaaaggaagagacagttCGTGAAGCTGCTATGCTGTGGCTAGAGTACAACACAGAATCACGATCCCAGTATTTGTCTTCAGTTCTTAGCCAAATCAGAATTGATGCACTTTCAGAAGTAACACAGAGAGCTTGGTTTCAAGGTCTGCCACCCAATGATAAGTCTGTAGTTGTTCAAGGTCTGTATAAGTCCATGCCCAAGTTTTTCAAACCAAGACTTGGAATGACTAAAGAAGAGATGATGATTTTCATTGAAGCATCTTCAGAAAATCCTTGTAGTCTTTACTCTTCTGTCTGTTACAGCCCCCAAGCAGAAAAAGTTTACAAGCTATGCAGCCCACCAGCTGATTTACATAAGGTTGGGACCGTTGTAACTCCCGATAATGACATCTATATAGCAGGTGGTCAAGTTCCtctgaaaaacacaaaaacaaatcaCAGTAAAACAAGCAAACTTCAGACTGCCTTTAGAACTGTAAATTGCTTTTACTGGTTTGATGCACAGCAAAATACCTGGTTTCCAAAGACCCCGATGCTTTTTGTCCGCGTAAAGCCATCTTTGGTTTGCTGTGAAGGCTATATCTATGCAATTGGAGGAGACAGTGTAGGTGGAGAACTTAACCGGAGGACTGTAGAAAGATATGACACTGAGAAAGATGAATGGACAATGGTAAGCCCTTTGCCTTGTGCTTGGCAGTGGAGTGCAGCAGTTGTGGTTCATGACTGCATTTATGTGATGACACTGAACCTCATGTATTGTTATTTTCCAAGGTCTGATTCATGGGTAGAAATGGCCATGAGACAGACTAGCAGGTCTTTTGCTTCAGCTGCAGCTTTCGGTGATAAAATTTTCTATATTGGAGGGTTGCACATTGCTACCAATTCTGGCATAAGACTCCCCTCTGGCACTGTAGATGGGTCTTCAGTAACTGTGGAAATCTATGATGTGAATAAAAATGAGTGGAAAATGGCAGCCAACATCCCTGCTAAGAGGTACTCAGATCCCTGTGTTAGAGCTGTTGTGATCTCaaattctctgtgtgtgtttatgcGAGAAACCCACTTAAATGAAAGAGCTAAATATGTCACTTACCAGTATGATCTGGAACTTGACCGGTGGTCTCTGCGGCAGCATATATCTGAACGTGTACTGTGGGACTTAGGGAGAGATTTTCGATGCACTGTGGGGAAACTTTATCCATCCTGCCTTGAAGAATCTCCATGGAAGCCACCAACTTATCTTTTTTCACCGGATGGAACAGAGGAGTTTGAACTGGATGGAGAAATGGTTGCACTACCATCTGTATAG
- the KBTBD2 gene encoding kelch repeat and BTB domain-containing protein 2 isoform X2, with the protein MFMSGLSESKQTHIHLRNVDSATLQIIITYAYTGNLAINDSTVEQLYETACFLQVEDVLQRCREYLIKKINAENCVRLLSFADLFSCEELKQSAKRMVEHKFTAVYHQEAFMQLSHDLLIDILSSDNLNVEKEETVREAAMLWLEYNTESRSQYLSSVLSQIRIDALSEVTQRAWFQGLPPNDKSVVVQGLYKSMPKFFKPRLGMTKEEMMIFIEASSENPCSLYSSVCYSPQAEKVYKLCSPPADLHKVGTVVTPDNDIYIAGGQVPLKNTKTNHSKTSKLQTAFRTVNCFYWFDAQQNTWFPKTPMLFVRVKPSLVCCEGYIYAIGGDSVGGELNRRTVERYDTEKDEWTMVSPLPCAWQWSAAVVVHDCIYVMTLNLMYCYFPRSDSWVEMAMRQTSRSFASAAAFGDKIFYIGGLHIATNSGIRLPSGTVDGSSVTVEIYDVNKNEWKMAANIPAKRYSDPCVRAVVISNSLCVFMRETHLNERAKYVTYQYDLELDRWSLRQHISERVLWDLGRDFRCTVGKLYPSCLEESPWKPPTYLFSPDGTEEFELDGEMVALPSV; encoded by the exons ATGTTCATGAGTGGACTAAGTGAAAGcaaacagacacacatacacctgAGGAATGTGGATTCAGCCACCTTACAGATAATAATAACGTACGCATACACGGGTAACCTGGCAATAAATGACAGCACTGTAGAACAACTTTATGAAACAGCTTGCTTCCTGCAG gtaGAAGATGTGTTACAACGTTGTCgagaatatttaattaaaaagataaacgCAGAGAACTGTGTGCGATTGTTGAGTTTTGCTGATCTGTTCAGTTGTGAGGAATTAAAACAAAGTGCTAAAAGGATGGTGGAGCACAAGTTCACTGCTGTGTATCACCAGGAAGCTTTCATGCAGCTGTCACATGACTTACTGATAGACATTCTCAGTAGTGACAATTTGAAcgtagaaaaggaagagacagttCGTGAAGCTGCTATGCTGTGGCTAGAGTACAACACAGAATCACGATCCCAGTATTTGTCTTCAGTTCTTAGCCAAATCAGAATTGATGCACTTTCAGAAGTAACACAGAGAGCTTGGTTTCAAGGTCTGCCACCCAATGATAAGTCTGTAGTTGTTCAAGGTCTGTATAAGTCCATGCCCAAGTTTTTCAAACCAAGACTTGGAATGACTAAAGAAGAGATGATGATTTTCATTGAAGCATCTTCAGAAAATCCTTGTAGTCTTTACTCTTCTGTCTGTTACAGCCCCCAAGCAGAAAAAGTTTACAAGCTATGCAGCCCACCAGCTGATTTACATAAGGTTGGGACCGTTGTAACTCCCGATAATGACATCTATATAGCAGGTGGTCAAGTTCCtctgaaaaacacaaaaacaaatcaCAGTAAAACAAGCAAACTTCAGACTGCCTTTAGAACTGTAAATTGCTTTTACTGGTTTGATGCACAGCAAAATACCTGGTTTCCAAAGACCCCGATGCTTTTTGTCCGCGTAAAGCCATCTTTGGTTTGCTGTGAAGGCTATATCTATGCAATTGGAGGAGACAGTGTAGGTGGAGAACTTAACCGGAGGACTGTAGAAAGATATGACACTGAGAAAGATGAATGGACAATGGTAAGCCCTTTGCCTTGTGCTTGGCAGTGGAGTGCAGCAGTTGTGGTTCATGACTGCATTTATGTGATGACACTGAACCTCATGTATTGTTATTTTCCAAGGTCTGATTCATGGGTAGAAATGGCCATGAGACAGACTAGCAGGTCTTTTGCTTCAGCTGCAGCTTTCGGTGATAAAATTTTCTATATTGGAGGGTTGCACATTGCTACCAATTCTGGCATAAGACTCCCCTCTGGCACTGTAGATGGGTCTTCAGTAACTGTGGAAATCTATGATGTGAATAAAAATGAGTGGAAAATGGCAGCCAACATCCCTGCTAAGAGGTACTCAGATCCCTGTGTTAGAGCTGTTGTGATCTCaaattctctgtgtgtgtttatgcGAGAAACCCACTTAAATGAAAGAGCTAAATATGTCACTTACCAGTATGATCTGGAACTTGACCGGTGGTCTCTGCGGCAGCATATATCTGAACGTGTACTGTGGGACTTAGGGAGAGATTTTCGATGCACTGTGGGGAAACTTTATCCATCCTGCCTTGAAGAATCTCCATGGAAGCCACCAACTTATCTTTTTTCACCGGATGGAACAGAGGAGTTTGAACTGGATGGAGAAATGGTTGCACTACCATCTGTATAG